TACGTCAATATGATGCATACGTAATCAAAGAAGAGCACGTAAACGAATTAGCAAAATGGGGTAACGGTGCTGATCCAGAAGCTGAAGTACCATTCAAACCTTCTCGCGTAGTATTACAAGACTTTACTGGTGTACCAGTAGTAGTTGACCTTGCATCTCTTCGTTCAGCAATGAAAGAAATGGGCGGAGATCCAAACAAAATCAACCCTGCTATTCCAGTTGACCTTGTAATTGACCACTCAGTACAAGTTGACAAATACGGTAATGCATCTGCATTACAAGCTAACATGGACCTTGAATTCGAACGTAACGCTGAGCGTTATAACTTCTTAAAATGGGCTCAAACTGCTTACAATAACTTCCGTGCTGTACCTCCAGCAACAGGTATCGTTCACCAAGTAAACTTAGAGTATTTAGCTCCAGTTGTACACGTAAACGAAAACGCTGACGGTACATTTGAAACATTCCCAGACTCAGTAGTAGGTACTGACTCACATACAACAATGATCAACGGTATCGGCGTTCTTGGATGGGGTGTTGGTGGTATCGAAGCTGAAGCAGGTATGCTTGGTCAACCTTCATACTTCCCAATTCCAGAAGTTATCGGTGTTAAATTAGTTGGCGATCTTCCAAACGGAACGACTGCTACTGACTTAGCATTAAAAGTAACACAAGTTTTACGTCAACGTGGCGTAGTTGGTAAATTCGTTGAGTTCTTCGGACCTGGCGTATCTAAATTACCACTAGCTGACCGTGCAACAATCTCTAACATGGCTCCTGAATATGGTGCTACTTGTGGTTACTTCGCTATTGACGAAGAATCATTAAACTACATGCGTTTAACTGGTCGTGACGAAGAGCACATCGCGGTTGTAGAAGCTTACTTAAAAGCGAACCACATGTTCTTTGATCCAGCATTAGAGCCAGTTTACACTGACGTATTAGAAGTAAACTTAGCTGAAATCGAACCAAACCTTTCTGGTCCTAAACGTCCACAAGACTTAATTCCACTATCTCAAATGCGTTCTCGTTACAAAGAAGCAGTAGTGGCTCCACAAGGAACTCAAGGTTTCGGTTTAACTGAAGCTGAATTCGAAAAAACTTCTGTAGCTAAATTTGCTGAAGGTGATGTAGAAATTCCAACAGGTGCTGTAGCAATCGCTGCTATCACTTCTTGTACAAATACATCTAACCCATACGTTTTAATCGCTGCTGGTTTAGTTGCGAAAAAAGCTGTAGAAAAAGGTTTAACTGTACCGAAATGGGTAAAAACTTCTTTAGCACCAGGTTCTAAAGTTGTAACTGGTTACCTTGAAGATTCAGGTTTACAAACATACCTTGACCAAATCGGTTTCAACACTGTAGGTTACGGTTGTACAACATGTATCGGTAACTCAGGTCCATTACTTCCTGAAATCGAAGAAGCTATCAAAGCGAACGACTTATTCGTAACGTCTGTTCTTTCTGGTAACCGTAACTTCGAAGGCCGTGTACACCCACTTGTAAAAGCTAACTACTTAGCTTCACCACCACTTGTTGTAGCTTACGCACTTGCTGGTACTGTGGATATCGACCTACAAAAAGATTCATTCGGTAAAGACAAAGATGGTAACGAAGTATTCTTCGCTGATATCTGGCCTTCAACTGAAGAAGTTAACGCTGTATTAGGTACTGTAGTTAACCGTGAATTATTCCAAAAAGAATACGAAACTGTATTCACAGCGAACGAAAAATGGAATGCAATTGAAACATCAACTGAGTCTCTATACACATTTGATGACAAATCAACTTACATCCAAAACCCACCATTCTTCCAAGGTCTTGCAAAAGAGCCAGAAGCTATCAAAGGCTTAGACGGCTTACGCATTATGGCGAAGTTCGGTGACTCAATTACAACTGACCATATTTCTCCAGCTGGTGCAATCGGTAAAGATACACCTGCAGGTAAATATTTAATCGAAAACGGTGTTGCAATCCGTGACTTCAACTCATACGGTTCTCGTCGTGGTAACCACGAAGTTATGATGCGTGGTACATTTGCAAACATCCGTATCCGTAACCAAGTAGCTCCTGGTACAGAAGGTGGTTTCACTACTTACTGGCCAACAGGCGAAGTAGAGTACATCTATGACGCATGCATGAAATACCAAGAGCAAGGTACTGGCTTAGTAGTACTTGCTGGTAACGACTATGGTATGGGTTCTTCTCGTGACTGGGCTGCGAAAGGTACATTCCTACTTGGCGTGAAAACTGTTATCGCACAATCTTACGAGCGTATCCACCGTTCAAACTTAGTAATGATGGGTGTTCTTCCTTTACAATACTTAAACGGTGAATCTGCTGATTCTCTAGGTTTAACTGGTAAAGAAGAAATCTCTGTAAACATTACTGACGATGTGAAACCACGTGATATCTTAACAGTTACTGCTAAATCTGAAGACGGTACAGTTAAAACTTTCCAAGCTTTAGCTCGTTTCGACTCAGAAGTAGAAGTAGACTACTACCGTCACGGTGGTATCCTACAAATGGTTCTTCGCGCGAAAGCTGCTGAATAATTATTTTAGTAAAACCGATCTCTTAGGAGGTCGGTTTTTTTATTTACATACTAATTAAAATGTCAATTGGATAGATATACGGTTCAGCTGGCTCCTGTATGTTTTTCCATTGTTCAATTTTAATGATAGGTAGTTCAACGCCATTATAGTAACCAATATCAATTGTCCCTTCAGCCTCAATCCAGCTATCTTCTTGTAAGCTCGCAGCTTCGGGCATTTCCGTTAGAAACCCAATAATGCTTGCATCAGCAACACAATGCGTAATTAAAAATCGGGAAATGACGAATTGATTTTCTAGTAAATCAGTTTCTTTTAACACAAAACCACTTAGTCGTATTTTTTTACCTTGATATTGTGATAAATTATTATTAATATCCTCGTAATATACAGAGAATATATAATTTGTCATCTCAACAATTGAATTTTGTGCCAGTTGTTGCTTTAAAAGGTCGTATTCTTTTTTTGACATTTCCTGTTGTTCTTCTAATAGTTTTGGATCAATAGGATGATCTTCCACCAAACCATCGTTATTGACTTCGTTACGACTTGCCACTTCATCCTTTTTTGTGGCTTGGGATTGATTGGTCATCATTATCGTCGCGCCTTTTTTTTGCGCGATGGATGCATCTAAAAATTTTGTAGGCAATGTAAATCCAGTTAACAATGGAACAACTAGAATGAGATAAGATAATATTCTTTTCCAATTAAACGGTGGGTTAACTAAGCTATGAGCGCAACACCCGCATAAATCGTTATGATTGCGATGATTAGAAAAAGAGAAAATCCTTTTTAATTGGGCTACAAACAACACCAAAAAAATAATTGCTACGGTTTTACTTAACATCTCATATTTTGGGTTAATTAATTTTGTTATTTCACCAGTTGCATGTAAATTGAAAATCATAACAGAGAAAGCACATAAAATAACGGCCTTTACAGCTTGTTGCAAGTGAAATTTCATTAGTTGCCTCCTTAAAGAAAAGGTGCGATTAGCCATATTATAAAAAAGATAACGAGAAACACGATCGTTAGTACTGATAGGACAAATTTCAATCGAAATACGCCCAACATCATGATGGTGTTTTTAAAATCAATCATAGGCCCAAAAATTAAGAACGCAAGTATTGATGGCGTTGGAAAAATAGAGCTAAAAGATGCACCTATAAAGGCGTCTGCTTCGGAACATAATGAAAGGATATAGGCTAACAGCATCATGACTGACATAGAAGATGTAAAATGATCGCCTATATCTACAAGTGTTTTAGTGGATACAAAGGTTTGCACAAAAGCTGCTAAAAAAGCCCCGATGATTAAATATTTGCCCATATCAAAAAACTCATCAATCGAATGATTGACCATGTTTGAACATTTTTTAAAGAATGATAGTTTTGCTGTAACATGCTGGGCATGATTAGTTCGAATACCCTTTTTAAATTGTGTTCCAGTAAACAGCATACTAATAAGCAGTGCGACGATAATGGCTATGATAAAGCCTAATATCATGCGCAACCCTGCAATTTTTAGATCATTACCGAAAGCCATATATGTAGAAATAATGACAATAGGATTTATAAGAGGTCCCGTTAACATAAAACCCATTGCGGCATGGATAGGTACCCCCTTTGATACAAGTCTTCTTACAATGGGTACTATTCCGCACTCACAGGCGGGGAATAGTGCACCAATCACACAGCTCATGATAATTGCCAGAAATTTATTTTTTGGAATACACTTTTGAATATGTTGCTCCGTAATAAAAATTTGAATAAACCCAGCAATTAGAACCCCAATTAAAACAAATGGTAAAGCTTCTATTAAAATACTCAAAAATATAGTATTGAGATTTAATAGTGGCGTTCCGAAAGAAAAGAGCCATGCACTACTAGGAAAGAAAGTTGGGGTTAGAAACAAAATAATCATGAGCAGCAGAAAAAATCGAGCATTTAATAATTGTTTGGGAAGTGGACGATTCACATTTGCCTCCTAATTCTTTGACTTAATCGGGTTGTAACTATCATTCAATAAATGATAATCGTTACGCTTTACAGTAAGTTATGTTTACATAGCTTTTAATATAACTCGTCATATAAAATAAATAGGACCTTCTTATATGGCTTCGCACAGTGAATGGACGAAAGCAATATAAGCTGACCCTATTTCATGAAAATTATTATTTAAATCCCATTAGTTCTTTTACTTTTAATGTATTTGGAATAGATGTAAGCATTTCGAGTAAGTGAAAGGCGACATCGAACGCAGTGCCTGGATTTGAAGAGGTAATAATGTGTTCTGTGCAAACAATCCGTTCGTTGATAACTTCTGCTCCATAAGATTGTAACTGACCTAATCGTTTACTTGTTGGGTGATTGTAAGTAGTTGCCATCTTATTTTGTAAAATGCCACTATGTCCTAAAGCGAGCGATGCTACACAAATTGTCGCAATGGGCTTTTTATGTTCGTTAAAATGGCGGATAACTTGTTGAAATGCTTCACTAAATGCATCATCATAAAAACCCGCTTCTTCAAAACCTCCAGGAATCGCGAGTGCATCAAAGTCCTCTAGTGCAATTTCATGCAATAATTTTTCGGGCGTAACTTGAAAATTCCATGTACATTGTAATTTGTTAT
This DNA window, taken from Lysinibacillus sp. FSL M8-0337, encodes the following:
- the acnA gene encoding aconitate hydratase AcnA codes for the protein MAQGNLHNSRASFEVNGKTYNYYDLAAIEKAGVAKVSNLPYSIKVLLESVLRQYDAYVIKEEHVNELAKWGNGADPEAEVPFKPSRVVLQDFTGVPVVVDLASLRSAMKEMGGDPNKINPAIPVDLVIDHSVQVDKYGNASALQANMDLEFERNAERYNFLKWAQTAYNNFRAVPPATGIVHQVNLEYLAPVVHVNENADGTFETFPDSVVGTDSHTTMINGIGVLGWGVGGIEAEAGMLGQPSYFPIPEVIGVKLVGDLPNGTTATDLALKVTQVLRQRGVVGKFVEFFGPGVSKLPLADRATISNMAPEYGATCGYFAIDEESLNYMRLTGRDEEHIAVVEAYLKANHMFFDPALEPVYTDVLEVNLAEIEPNLSGPKRPQDLIPLSQMRSRYKEAVVAPQGTQGFGLTEAEFEKTSVAKFAEGDVEIPTGAVAIAAITSCTNTSNPYVLIAAGLVAKKAVEKGLTVPKWVKTSLAPGSKVVTGYLEDSGLQTYLDQIGFNTVGYGCTTCIGNSGPLLPEIEEAIKANDLFVTSVLSGNRNFEGRVHPLVKANYLASPPLVVAYALAGTVDIDLQKDSFGKDKDGNEVFFADIWPSTEEVNAVLGTVVNRELFQKEYETVFTANEKWNAIETSTESLYTFDDKSTYIQNPPFFQGLAKEPEAIKGLDGLRIMAKFGDSITTDHISPAGAIGKDTPAGKYLIENGVAIRDFNSYGSRRGNHEVMMRGTFANIRIRNQVAPGTEGGFTTYWPTGEVEYIYDACMKYQEQGTGLVVLAGNDYGMGSSRDWAAKGTFLLGVKTVIAQSYERIHRSNLVMMGVLPLQYLNGESADSLGLTGKEEISVNITDDVKPRDILTVTAKSEDGTVKTFQALARFDSEVEVDYYRHGGILQMVLRAKAAE
- a CDS encoding TIGR03943 family protein, giving the protein MKFHLQQAVKAVILCAFSVMIFNLHATGEITKLINPKYEMLSKTVAIIFLVLFVAQLKRIFSFSNHRNHNDLCGCCAHSLVNPPFNWKRILSYLILVVPLLTGFTLPTKFLDASIAQKKGATIMMTNQSQATKKDEVASRNEVNNDGLVEDHPIDPKLLEEQQEMSKKEYDLLKQQLAQNSIVEMTNYIFSVYYEDINNNLSQYQGKKIRLSGFVLKETDLLENQFVISRFLITHCVADASIIGFLTEMPEAASLQEDSWIEAEGTIDIGYYNGVELPIIKIEQWKNIQEPAEPYIYPIDILISM
- a CDS encoding permease → MNRPLPKQLLNARFFLLLMIILFLTPTFFPSSAWLFSFGTPLLNLNTIFLSILIEALPFVLIGVLIAGFIQIFITEQHIQKCIPKNKFLAIIMSCVIGALFPACECGIVPIVRRLVSKGVPIHAAMGFMLTGPLINPIVIISTYMAFGNDLKIAGLRMILGFIIAIIVALLISMLFTGTQFKKGIRTNHAQHVTAKLSFFKKCSNMVNHSIDEFFDMGKYLIIGAFLAAFVQTFVSTKTLVDIGDHFTSSMSVMMLLAYILSLCSEADAFIGASFSSIFPTPSILAFLIFGPMIDFKNTIMMLGVFRLKFVLSVLTIVFLVIFFIIWLIAPFL
- a CDS encoding DJ-1/PfpI family protein, with product MKKILLLLANGFEAVEASVFTDVLGWNKWEGDGTTEVVTVGLHNKLQCTWNFQVTPEKLLHEIALEDFDALAIPGGFEEAGFYDDAFSEAFQQVIRHFNEHKKPIATICVASLALGHSGILQNKMATTYNHPTSKRLGQLQSYGAEVINERIVCTEHIITSSNPGTAFDVAFHLLEMLTSIPNTLKVKELMGFK